The genome window ATGCTGTCATGCTGAACTGACAGGTAGGACCATATTATGCAAAAGTTACTAGAGGCATTTGCATGAAGCAACTTACTTGACCCTCAAGTAACTTGCAGATATTTGTGGCAAGGGGGGTTCTCCTGTCCTGAAACAGTTGACATCAAAATAAAATAAGGAAGTTAATATTCATAAAATACATATGTGCAGATAACATAACTAAAATAACTtccaaaagaaatttttttaactGTTCAACAGCTGCAACCAAGGAGAACCATATTGGACCAATGCTCCTGACATGCTGAGTAATTCCAGCATCAAGGGGTGTTTGAGCTACTGCTGTAAGGTTTCTAGTCTGCCGGTTGATTCCTTGCAAACTTCCAGCTTTCAACATTTCTGGAGGCATAGGATTATTTTCGCTCTTCTGTTCCTGAACTTCAGATTTATGTGGACGCTCCTTAACCCTGATGCTGTTACCATCTACTTCACTAGCAGGGCCATTGGTTTGCTCTGCCTTAACAACAGGGCTGTGTTGACTGGACCTAAAAGACTTTGTCCTATTTGCAGCTTCAACCAGACAATTTAAAGGTTTCCAGATGTCAACTTTATCTTGAAAGGAGCCTTCACCATTCGATTTACCTTCAGTACGTGTATATTTGGATGGCTCAGCCTTTGAATAAACCTGAAAAGACTTCGCCAAAGCATGTAAAATGAATATTATCATACAAATGGAACTGAAGATATAGTCAAAACCTTATTACCAACTATATGCTGCTTAGATCACTGAACTAATAAGCCATGAAGAAACACAAAGATTCTGTTTTAGTACCTGCTTTCTCTTAAAAGTGGGCTTGCCTGGTCTCTCGGCCGAGCTTGATTTTTTTGCATGCTTTTCAACATTATAATCCTCCTTTTTAGTCATATCATCAATTACTGGACTCAGACCACGCAGTGTGGGAGCCCTTTTAGCAAAAGCCTTTGTTTGCCTTTTTGTTAGTCTTGTCTGTGTTGCTGTATGAATATCAACTACCAATGAAGAAAgtgatctttcttttcttttcacagGCGGTGTCATGGGAGGCACTTCTTCAGGAGTTTTaaccttgtttcttttggaaggaaATATCTTTTGCCTAACATCTTGTAGGTTGTGATCAGGTCTGCAGAATATGTTAGATTAAATATGTACTTTGACAAAATCATATAGCAGCAAAAAATATACTTTTCCTTGTCGCATATAACTGAAAATAAGAAATCGATATTCATGTCTCAAATTGAGTGAGGTTCAGAATCAGGTATCTAATGAATGCATGAATCCACAAATATTTTTCACAATAATCAGCATTAGATGGATGTCATAACCGACTTGACTACAAAGATGGAAGCCAACTATGAAGAGAAATAGAAACTTAGGTTTCAAGAATGAAAAATTATAGGAAAAAAATTAAAACCTATCATATCCGAAGAAGAAAGGTGCTTTGAGGGTGCGAAAAAACtatatccgaagaagaggaacatTCATTAGTGGTTAAAAATCTGTTCTAGGAAGTAGGAACAATCTCACCATTGAAATAATAATGTTGAAAAATACAGAAACGAGAAAGCTTCTTAGAGCATTGACTAGATCTCTAGTATctcatcatatcttgattattgCCGCAAGAAATTTTCTATGATCTGCCTAGAGAAATATTTCAAGCAAATGTTCATTCCTGCCCTAGTTCTTTTCTAGCCCTATTATTCTTGCAGTTCCTTTCTCATATCTTTAAGTCATCAACTTTTGCAACTCATTCTATAGGAGTTATAAAGATACAAGTATAATAAACCATCATCAATTTCAAGTGAGTCCTAGAAGATATTTTTTTGCAAAATCATAAGAACCCTATATTTAGCAAAAAGAAAGTATCAAGTTTAGCTGATAGAGTAGCCCAACCTAGCTTTTGAAGTCTGTCTTCACACTGATGAACTTAGCTAAGCTTGTTTTACACAACTAAATCATGTCCTCACTGGAAATAGCAGCAAAATGCAACCATCTTTTCAGCCCTAAGCAAATAGTGTTTGGTTCTCCTTTAAATGGCAGACGCTATATGGAGATCCAATGGGTCTTATGCTACTTAGTGTACCTTCTCTTAGTCTATGAATTAAATATTCATTAAGTTTCATAAGTTTAAATTGTTTGGGATTTTTTTCTCTATTGGTTTATAAGTTTGTTTCTAGACATTATGCCTAAAATGGTAAAAACCATGTCACAGTTTGAGTCTGTTCATACATGAGATGAGAATAATGGTTATTATCTTGTTGCTTGTTTGTGCCTATGATATTGACATTGCTCCCTTTGACAAATCTTGGAAATTCCCTAGGCTATTCCCAGGCTTAGAGGAGATCTACTTCAATGAATTAATAAGACAAACAATTAGATAGAGCTTTCTACCAGCTAACTAGCCATTAGGCTTCTAGGTAGACAATTTTGTTGGAGTAAGCACTTAAGAACCAAAGTTGGGTGATCAGTCAGTTAGGAATTTTTTAAACCTTCCATGAAGCATTCTTGATATTAAGTTGTGCTCCATCTACAACATGCCACTCCGAAAAGGCTTGGATCATGATTATGATGACGCTGAAACATTGTATATGCATCTGTAAATCAACTTTTAAGGAAGCATCCATCAACAGATTGTAGTCTCTTATGTACCATACAATAACAGTTGTTTATAATCAAATGTATAATTTATGTACCATACAACAAAGAGTACATGTATCAGGTCTTGctgtctcttatgccaaagccaaagtGCAGCAGATTCTTGATTAAACATTTACAATTAGCTCCAGTATATAACAAATACCTTCAACTTCTTACCATTCTCCAGTATTCAGTTATTAGCCTGTTACTACTGACATCATAAAtaatctatcaccaatttattctCTAGATATGCTTGCTTTAAATGACAAACAAAAATCTCACAAATTAGCATATTGCAAATGAAGGTgtatgatacataatgatgtCAAATCTTCAACATGAAGAGGGATATGGTACTATTTGAAAACTCATTATATGCAGGCTTAACCCTACATCTGAAAAGCCTATTCCATGTCTCAAACACCAATGGAGAATCCTTGCTGTTGCATTAAGGGTTGCCATCCTTTGAAGCATCTCCAATCTACCAATCCCAAAGATGATAGATGAATGAATAGAATAGCTAGAGCAATCCTATACAAAATGTTAGTATTAGCTGTAAACTTTGGATTGAGTGGAATGTGTGGAgttatcaagaaagaaaaatatatattttttcatttgtgAAAAATTAAGTGTAACTCCAATGGAGAATAAAATGAGGGAGAATCGCTAATATTAATTAGTATTAGTCATGTGCTAAGGAGATTTACCGATGACAAGAAGGTTTATAGATGTTGTAGTTAAAATAAGTAAAACAATTAGTATTAGTCATGTGATGAGAGCTAGAGATAGAGGATGATCTAAGAAAATTTTACTCGAAACTAATAAGAATTTAAATGCTCTTAATTTAACCAAGGAAATTGCTTTGTAATGACAAAAGATGCATGCAGTCAATCTCAAATAATTAAGACAAATGAGCTGCTAGTTCTGCCATCAGTTTCATCTAGTCCAACACTTTGACTAACATACTAATTCATGCCTTTCCTTCCTACTTTTACTGCACATTTTCTCTATATTTTAGCTGTTCCATGCTCTTGCTTTGTTTCCTTCAGCATTCTAAATGTCGTACATGAAGAAAAACAAAGAGCTTCCAACCTTAATTTTATTCAAGTACCTAAAATATGAATTAAATATTTGAACCaatgtatgcaatttcgaataataccgcctggTACGGACAGTAtataccggtccgtcagcttaccggtacacggaccggtcGTTACCGGATggaacgaaatatatatatatttatttatttattttatttatatataaatatttatatataaatatatataatcttatatataaatatatatatatatatatatatatatataaacgaggcgatgtcgccttttataaaaatattttatatataaatatttatatataaatatatatatatatatatataaggcgacgtcgtcttttataaaaaatatatatataaatatatataatcttttatatatatatatatatatatatatatttattaatttatatatatataatcgaggTGATGTCGCCGCGCCTAAGAAAAGAGAGAGACAAGGTCACCGAAGCGACGtcaccaaattatatatatatatatatatatatatatatatatatataccgagtggtataccactcggtatacagtttcgtaccgtaccaaacGAACATCGAAACTCTGGTACAGTATGAAATTGCATACCTTAATTTGAACTATTAATAACTACTGTGTGCACAATATAGTGCCTATGCTGAAAATCCGGCAGCTTATGGAGATGCAACCTACAAAAGTTCATCCCTTCAGCAGCAGTCAATGCCATGTATCAATCTTAAATGAAGGATAAAGACCAATATAAACCAGCATCCACCCATGCCactgcacatgaatgagaaaagcaTCATCGTAGAATGAAAAATAGTCATACTGTGGCAACTGATAAAATGTTTGAGTGAGTTTTGTAGCTTACTTTATGATAATGCTCCTCAAATTTTCAAAAGATTAATAATCCATTTGGATTTCTCTATTACATAGCTAAACAACAAGAGAATATCTAAAATGACCAGGACATGGTTTACAAGATAAGCTGAGACTTTAAAACAAGCCACTCTAGCTCAGGAGATGAGTTTGCCAAAAACCTTGATTTCTTAGGGTCCACTGAGATTCAAATAATAATCTAGAACTAGATGATCAGGCTGATCATGATTGCTCAACTAGTTAGCAGATAGTCATGAAGGTGCTGGTCAATTGTAATTGATCCAGATGACCCTACCAAATTTAACAGTTCAAAAATTCTTGATTCCCGTGATCCAACTTGGTCCACCTAATTGATCCAGGTCAATTTCCATCCTAAATCACTACAAACCTTAATCCAAAGGCACACAAAGAAAGATCACATGGTTTTATAGCCATTTGCACTAAATGGCATTTCTAAACTTTTTTTATGCTAATGGTCTGTCCATGCCCATAAGGTGCAGTGAGGTTTTGGTTGTCGATGTGAACTTTGTTAAATTAGGTTGTAGAAGAAAAGAAGATTCATCAGATCTTAAGAGATAAGGGGTTTTTCAATTTTGGTTATAGCAAAGGACAGCAACTATTGAACTACTGTACTGGaacattgaaatattgatgtgtaTGTTCCCAAAGTAAGCCAATGACTTTGAACTAAGACAAATTGAACCTAATTATGAACATAATAATTCATGTCAAGCTCAATAGATTGAACCTCTGTTTTATTTTTCTCAGTACTGACTATAGGTCTTAAATGGCTTAATCATTTTCTACCTTTTGCAACATCTGTTGTCTCTACTTGAtcagcattttttttttctattttttcagTAGATCCTTACTTTTCGTGTTCCAATGCCACTAAACTACTTCCAGCTTCCTGAATCTTGAAGAACTTACAACATAACCAGTTCAATCTAAGGCAGATTGCACCATTATGtatctaaaattatcaaaatagaTGGCGTGGAAACTGAAAAGCATACTAACAAATGTTTAGGGGATCAACAAAAGATGGTTTAATAAACAGAAATCAAAACAagcaataaaaaagagaaaactaACACTTCCAAGGAAAGAACTTCACCTAAGCTTGTCAAGTGGAAGAGGCCCCAAATAAATATTACAGCTAGGGCAGTGGTTTGTCTCCTCATCATTGAGTTTCTCATATATACATTTCCTGCAAACTGAATTAGTATACAAAGATCAAGAGTGTAAGTCATGTATTGAACTCTTAGAAATCATCAGTTAGTCCTACATCTCAACTATTTGTCAAATCTAAATACAGTAACTATCTACATGTATAACCTCAAAAGAATAACTACTTATATGAATGTTTAACAGAATCCAGAAGTGAAACATAATATAATatgtacaataatttttaaagcatAAATGAATCAAGTGTAAGTTAAATAGATTTAAAAGCTGAGAATAATGCAAGATTTACCAAAGGTTATATAAATAGATGACTAATGAACATTAAAAAAACACCATGCACGAGTTTAATCTGAGCACAGACATGGTGGAAGAGAAGGGTTGATGGTAAAATGAATGATCCTTTTCTCTTGAAAGATGACAAACTGTTTGGAATTTAGCAAAGAAGAAACCGAATGTCACTAATGGATAACAGATAATCTGTTAAGATAGTGAGAGAAAAATAACAAGCATGAACTACCAGGTGAACAAATTAGAATCCAGCATAGAGAATTTTATGAGCCAATAATTAGTCAACATTATCAACTAAGTATCTGTTCTCGAATAAAAGAACAAAAGCATGCCATGGATGACTTTCATTGAAAAATAAAAGGACATCTCATAAAAAAGAGGAACATATGTTTACACTGGATCAAGGATCATaaaataattaggagttgtatgATCTAATCAATCTCTGATAAGCGACCTAGGTGAATCAGAATTTCTGAGTTAACCTCAAGGATCGAAATTAAATTACAGTG of Musa acuminata AAA Group cultivar baxijiao chromosome BXJ1-7, Cavendish_Baxijiao_AAA, whole genome shotgun sequence contains these proteins:
- the LOC103994926 gene encoding E3 ubiquitin protein ligase DRIP2 isoform X2, yielding MLSAGAGEGEASAAGPSQVVMVRRDLLAKCMTCPLCLKLLRDATTIIECLHTFCRKCIYEKLNDEETNHCPSCNIYLGPLPLDKLRPDHNLQDVRQKIFPSKRNKVKTPEEVPPMTPPVKRKERSLSSLVVDIHTATQTRLTKRQTKAFAKRAPTLRGLSPVIDDMTKKEDYNVEKHAKKSSSAERPGKPTFKRKQVYSKAEPSKYTRTEGKSNGEGSFQDKVDIWKPLNCLVEAANRTKSFRSSQHSPVVKAEQTNGPASEVDGNSIRVKERPHKSEVQEQKSENNPMPPEMLKAGSLQGINRQTRNLTAVAQTPLDAGITQHVRSIGPIWFSLVAAVEQTGEPPLPQISASYLRVKDGSMPVSFIQKYLMRKLNLEKEAEVEIMCLRQPVSPTMSMQNLVEQWLRGGSSQKLPAAIGTSAKELVMVLNYGRCKVPADESQQQHS
- the LOC103994926 gene encoding E3 ubiquitin protein ligase DRIP2 isoform X1 — its product is MLSAGAGEGEASAAGPSQVVMVRRDLLAKCMTCPLCLKLLRDATTIIECLHTFCRKCIYEKLNDEETNHCPSCNIYLGPLPLDKLRPDHNLQDVRQKIFPSKRNKVKTPEEVPPMTPPVKRKERSLSSLVVDIHTATQTRLTKRQTKAFAKRAPTLRGLSPVIDDMTKKEDYNVEKHAKKSSSAERPGKPTFKRKQSFQVYSKAEPSKYTRTEGKSNGEGSFQDKVDIWKPLNCLVEAANRTKSFRSSQHSPVVKAEQTNGPASEVDGNSIRVKERPHKSEVQEQKSENNPMPPEMLKAGSLQGINRQTRNLTAVAQTPLDAGITQHVRSIGPIWFSLVAAVEQTGEPPLPQISASYLRVKDGSMPVSFIQKYLMRKLNLEKEAEVEIMCLRQPVSPTMSMQNLVEQWLRGGSSQKLPAAIGTSAKELVMVLNYGRCKVPADESQQQHS